The Brasilonema sennae CENA114 genome includes a region encoding these proteins:
- a CDS encoding squalene/phytoene synthase family protein: MDLYGDALNILKETSRTFYIPIIKLPLGLQEAVASAYLCLRAIDEIEDHPELDNFTKAKLLRTISLTLQAGCDGFAIDAFYKGFHSHEHLLPEVSLRIREWAILAPATIAPRIWDATAAMADRMAYWAQNDWKIRSESDLDRYTFGVAGAVGLMLSDLWAWYDGTQTNRIHAIGFGRGLQAVNIIRNHTEDLVRGVDFFPEGWSAEDLHHYARRNLTLADAYISALPPGPALDFCQIPLTLAYGTLDALANGKSKLSRSDVLALLEQFTNTSK; the protein is encoded by the coding sequence ATGGACTTGTATGGAGATGCCTTAAACATCCTCAAGGAAACGAGTCGGACTTTCTACATTCCAATCATCAAGTTACCACTGGGCTTGCAAGAAGCAGTCGCATCAGCGTACTTGTGTTTGCGAGCCATTGATGAAATTGAGGATCATCCAGAACTAGATAACTTTACTAAAGCAAAGCTGTTACGAACAATTAGCTTGACATTACAAGCAGGGTGTGATGGCTTTGCCATCGATGCTTTCTATAAAGGATTTCACTCACATGAACATCTCCTACCCGAGGTTTCTCTGCGGATTCGAGAATGGGCAATTCTTGCACCTGCAACCATTGCTCCTCGGATTTGGGATGCGACTGCGGCAATGGCAGATAGAATGGCTTACTGGGCCCAAAACGATTGGAAAATCCGTAGCGAGTCCGATTTAGATCGTTACACGTTTGGAGTTGCTGGTGCCGTTGGCTTGATGCTCTCAGATTTATGGGCTTGGTACGATGGGACACAGACAAACCGTATTCATGCAATTGGGTTTGGTCGTGGTTTACAGGCTGTGAATATCATCCGGAACCACACTGAGGACTTAGTGCGTGGAGTGGACTTCTTTCCAGAGGGCTGGAGTGCAGAAGATTTGCATCATTATGCCCGTCGCAATTTGACGCTGGCAGATGCATACATTAGCGCTCTTCCTCCGGGTCCTGCTTTGGACTTTTGTCAAATTCCCTTAACCTTAGCTTATGGCACCCTTGATGCTCTTGCCAATGGTAAAAGTAAACTCAGTCGCAGTGATGTTCTTGCACTACTGGAGCAATTTACTAACACCAGTAAATAA
- a CDS encoding filamentous hemagglutinin N-terminal domain-containing protein encodes MSSLRNWFKGLGMAIGGINLLCANCAIAQIIPDATLPNNSRVTTQDNIRTIEGGTRAGNNLFHSFEQFSVPAGTTASFNNAAEIQNIISRVTGKSFSNIDGTINAYGSANLFLINPNGIIFGPNASLNIGGSFVASTASSLNFADGTKFSATNPQTTPLLTVNVPIGLQFGATAAPIRNQSQANPDGATNFFEEPAGLQVAIGKTLALIGGDVTLEGGSLLAKSGRIELGSVAGNSFVSLNPIKQGWTMGYEGVQTLQNIQLTSVTTNGSRIPSIVDVYGKDGGGSIQVQGKTVELSGHIVTLLAGTTGVGDSGDLTITTEKLIVRDGAQLFNATSGEGAGGNLTVNASESVQLIGSYTEPITSKTYASLLSSSTFAAGKAGDLIINTGRLRIQDGAKVTADSSGRQNPLNPKELIPATGQGGRLIVNASKSVEIVGTLPDGRASGLYATTIGSADAGKLTITTGQLIVQDKATVTVSSEALKNYIYLGNPLNLGKAGELNINARSILLDNQGKITSETDTGQGGNINLQVRDLLLLRRNSQISTNAGKVQAIGDGGNIFINAPNGFIVAKPKENSNITSNAFTGSGGKIQINATGLFGIALRSREDLARQLETNDPTKLNPQNLLTNDITAISQTNPTLNGVVNINTPEVDVNGGLINLPVEPKEPRLAQGCDAGVTQNQSEFIITGRGGIPPNPREVLRSNNVQVDWVSLGEDTNNPSDTSSTETQRQRSRNNSQKRKDVKYPPDEIVEAQGWVLDSNGDVILVAQAPTTTPHGSWLNPTSCK; translated from the coding sequence ATGAGTTCTCTTCGGAATTGGTTTAAAGGACTAGGAATGGCCATAGGTGGTATCAACCTGTTGTGTGCAAACTGTGCTATTGCCCAAATCATTCCAGATGCAACTCTACCTAATAATTCTCGCGTTACAACACAAGATAACATCAGAACTATTGAAGGTGGAACCCGAGCGGGAAATAATCTTTTTCACAGTTTCGAGCAGTTTTCTGTACCTGCTGGGACTACGGCTTCCTTTAACAATGCGGCAGAGATTCAAAACATAATTAGCCGGGTAACGGGTAAATCTTTCTCTAATATTGATGGTACTATTAACGCTTACGGTTCAGCCAACCTGTTTCTAATCAATCCTAACGGTATTATTTTTGGTCCCAATGCCTCGTTAAATATTGGGGGTTCATTTGTAGCAAGCACCGCAAGTAGTTTGAACTTTGCCGATGGTACTAAGTTTAGTGCCACAAATCCCCAAACCACACCGCTGCTAACAGTCAATGTTCCTATTGGCTTACAATTTGGCGCAACAGCAGCACCCATCCGTAATCAATCTCAAGCAAATCCAGATGGCGCAACTAATTTTTTTGAGGAACCTGCTGGTTTACAAGTAGCTATAGGCAAAACTTTGGCACTTATAGGCGGTGATGTAACGCTAGAAGGCGGAAGTTTATTGGCAAAAAGCGGACGAATTGAGCTAGGGAGTGTCGCAGGTAATAGTTTCGTCAGTTTGAACCCAATAAAACAAGGTTGGACAATGGGCTATGAGGGTGTCCAGACTTTGCAGAACATTCAACTTACCTCCGTGACAACTAACGGTTCTAGGATTCCATCTATTGTAGATGTTTATGGTAAAGATGGGGGTGGTTCTATTCAAGTGCAAGGAAAAACCGTAGAATTGAGTGGTCACATTGTAACCTTGCTAGCTGGAACTACAGGTGTTGGAGATAGTGGAGACTTAACGATTACTACTGAGAAATTAATTGTGCGGGATGGTGCACAACTCTTTAACGCTACATCAGGTGAGGGTGCAGGGGGAAATTTGACTGTAAATGCCTCCGAGTCTGTACAACTAATTGGTAGTTATACCGAACCAATTACTAGTAAAACTTATGCCAGTCTATTGTCTAGTTCCACTTTTGCTGCTGGTAAGGCGGGTGACTTAATAATCAATACTGGGAGATTGCGCATTCAAGATGGGGCAAAGGTCACAGCTGATTCTAGTGGAAGGCAAAACCCGTTAAATCCTAAAGAATTAATACCAGCTACAGGACAAGGAGGTCGTTTGATTGTTAATGCTTCTAAGTCTGTAGAAATTGTTGGAACCTTACCGGATGGTAGAGCTAGTGGTTTGTATGCTACGACTATAGGTTCTGCCGATGCAGGAAAATTGACAATCACCACAGGACAATTGATTGTTCAGGACAAGGCTACAGTAACTGTAAGCAGTGAAGCTCTGAAGAATTATATTTACCTGGGGAATCCACTGAACCTAGGAAAAGCGGGCGAACTCAATATCAATGCTCGCTCAATACTTCTGGATAATCAAGGCAAAATTACATCTGAAACTGATACTGGTCAAGGCGGAAATATTAACCTACAAGTGCGGGATTTATTACTGCTACGCCGCAACAGTCAAATATCCACCAATGCAGGCAAAGTACAGGCTATTGGCGATGGCGGTAATATTTTCATCAATGCTCCTAATGGCTTTATTGTCGCCAAACCAAAAGAAAACAGTAACATCACTAGCAATGCTTTCACAGGTTCTGGTGGCAAAATCCAAATCAACGCTACTGGTCTTTTTGGCATAGCACTGCGTAGTCGAGAAGACTTGGCAAGACAATTAGAAACCAACGACCCAACAAAACTCAACCCACAAAACCTACTTACAAACGATATCACGGCAATTTCTCAAACCAATCCGACTTTAAACGGCGTAGTAAATATCAATACACCTGAAGTTGATGTCAACGGTGGATTAATCAACTTACCTGTGGAACCAAAAGAACCAAGATTGGCACAAGGATGTGATGCAGGTGTCACGCAAAATCAAAGTGAGTTTATCATCACCGGACGCGGTGGTATACCACCTAACCCTAGGGAAGTTCTTAGAAGCAACAATGTGCAGGTAGATTGGGTGTCTTTGGGAGAGGATACAAATAATCCTTCAGATACTTCAAGCACAGAAACACAAAGGCAGAGAAGTAGAAACAATTCACAAAAAAGGAAAGATGTCAAATATCCACCGGATGAGATTGTAGAAGCGCAGGGGTGGGTGCTGGATAGTAATGGCGATGTGATTTTGGTCGCACAAGCACCTACTACGACACCTCATGGTTCTTGGTTGAATCCTACATCTTGTAAATGA
- the lpdA gene encoding dihydrolipoyl dehydrogenase, protein MSHEFDYDLVIVGAGVGGHGAALHAVSCGLKTAIIEAADMGGTCVNRGCIPSKALLAASGRVRELRDAHHLKSLGIQLGSVEFDREAIANHANNLVSKIQGDLTNSLKRLGVDIIRGWGKIAGTQKVSVTTDSGEKTITAKDIILSPGSVPFVPPGIEVDGKTVFTSDQGVKLESLPDWVAIVGSGYIGLEFSDVYSALGSEITMIEALDQLMPGFDRDIAKLAERVLITGRDIETHVGIYAKKVTPGSPVIIELANFKTKEDVDVLEVDACLVATGRIPATKNLGLESIGVELDRRNFIPVNDSMAVLSAGEVVPHLWAIGDANGKMMLAHAASAQGIIAVENICGRHKEVDYHSIPAAAFTHPEISYVGMTEGAAKEKGSVEGFEVGTAKSYFKGNSKALAEGEADGMAKVIYRKDTGEVLGVHIFGIHASDLIHEASAAIANRQSVHTLAHLVHAHPTLSEVLDEAYKRAIAS, encoded by the coding sequence GTGAGTCATGAATTTGATTACGATTTAGTCATTGTAGGCGCTGGAGTAGGCGGACACGGGGCTGCCTTACACGCAGTTAGCTGTGGTTTGAAAACAGCCATTATCGAAGCAGCGGATATGGGAGGAACTTGTGTTAACCGAGGCTGCATTCCATCTAAAGCACTGCTGGCGGCATCTGGACGTGTGCGAGAGTTAAGAGACGCCCATCATCTCAAGTCGCTGGGAATTCAACTGGGAAGTGTGGAATTCGACAGAGAGGCGATCGCCAACCATGCAAACAATCTCGTATCCAAAATACAAGGCGACTTAACCAATAGTCTCAAACGCTTGGGAGTCGATATCATTCGAGGTTGGGGTAAAATCGCAGGAACACAAAAAGTCTCTGTAACCACAGACAGCGGCGAAAAAACCATTACAGCAAAAGATATTATTCTTTCCCCTGGTTCTGTACCCTTCGTTCCTCCGGGTATTGAAGTTGATGGCAAAACTGTGTTTACTAGTGACCAAGGCGTGAAGCTAGAATCACTACCAGATTGGGTAGCAATTGTTGGCAGTGGATACATCGGCTTAGAATTTTCCGATGTTTACTCAGCTTTGGGCAGTGAAATCACGATGATAGAAGCCCTAGATCAGTTGATGCCAGGATTTGATCGTGATATTGCTAAACTAGCTGAACGAGTTCTCATCACTGGGCGTGATATTGAAACTCATGTGGGCATATACGCCAAAAAAGTCACTCCTGGTTCACCTGTCATTATTGAACTAGCGAACTTCAAAACCAAAGAAGACGTGGATGTGCTGGAAGTCGATGCATGTCTGGTTGCAACCGGACGCATTCCAGCAACAAAGAACCTGGGTTTAGAGTCTATTGGTGTGGAACTTGATCGTCGAAACTTTATCCCAGTCAACGACAGCATGGCAGTGCTATCTGCTGGTGAAGTCGTCCCTCATCTCTGGGCGATTGGTGACGCTAACGGTAAGATGATGCTGGCACACGCAGCTTCTGCTCAAGGTATCATCGCAGTAGAAAATATCTGTGGGCGGCACAAGGAAGTAGACTATCACAGTATCCCGGCAGCAGCGTTTACTCATCCAGAAATCAGTTATGTGGGGATGACTGAAGGCGCAGCCAAAGAAAAAGGTAGCGTTGAAGGATTTGAAGTCGGGACGGCGAAAAGTTACTTCAAAGGAAATTCCAAAGCTTTGGCAGAAGGTGAAGCTGATGGTATGGCAAAGGTCATTTATCGCAAAGACACAGGCGAAGTTCTGGGCGTTCACATCTTTGGGATACATGCTTCTGATTTGATTCATGAAGCGTCAGCGGCGATCGCCAACCGCCAATCTGTCCATACCCTTGCTCATTTGGTTCACGCCCATCCAACACTTTCTGAAGTGCTGGACGAAGCTTACAAACGAGCAATTGCTAGTTAG
- the trpC gene encoding indole-3-glycerol phosphate synthase TrpC: protein MQIRRCRPSPPIAVSTVRYQVATPDAQPNNILEEIVWHKEKEVERMREKLSLQELQRQVVEAPLSRDFVAALQQGKTKPALIAEVKKASPSKGILREDFHPVEIALKYQKAGASCISVLTDEKFFSGSFENLAKIRAQVDLPLLCKDFVIYPYQMYMARVRGADAVLLIAAILSDQDLQYFVKIAKALKMAALIEVHSLAELDRVLTIDGVSLVGINNRNLEDFSVDVQTTCQLLAARGKELQQRNIVVVSESGLHNLDDLILVEQAGASAVLIGESLIKHPDPEEAIANLFGKPLAHE, encoded by the coding sequence ATGCAAATCCGTCGCTGTAGACCTAGTCCACCTATTGCTGTATCCACAGTACGCTATCAAGTCGCTACGCCTGATGCCCAGCCAAACAATATTTTAGAAGAAATTGTTTGGCATAAGGAAAAAGAAGTTGAACGAATGCGAGAAAAGCTTTCTTTGCAGGAATTGCAACGTCAGGTGGTTGAAGCGCCTCTATCCCGTGATTTTGTAGCAGCATTGCAGCAAGGCAAAACAAAGCCAGCTTTGATTGCTGAAGTTAAAAAAGCGTCTCCCAGTAAAGGAATTTTACGAGAAGATTTTCATCCGGTGGAGATTGCTTTAAAGTATCAAAAAGCTGGTGCTAGCTGTATTTCGGTACTTACAGATGAAAAGTTTTTCTCTGGTAGCTTTGAAAATTTAGCTAAAATCCGCGCTCAAGTAGATTTACCGTTACTATGCAAGGATTTTGTCATATATCCTTACCAAATGTACATGGCGCGTGTTCGAGGCGCAGATGCAGTATTGTTGATTGCTGCTATACTCAGCGATCAAGATTTGCAGTACTTCGTTAAAATTGCCAAAGCTTTAAAAATGGCGGCATTGATTGAAGTCCATAGTTTAGCAGAACTCGACCGCGTGTTAACCATAGATGGTGTTTCACTGGTAGGTATAAATAATCGCAACTTGGAAGATTTCTCTGTTGATGTACAAACGACTTGCCAACTCTTAGCAGCAAGGGGTAAGGAATTACAGCAAAGGAATATTGTGGTTGTGAGTGAGTCAGGATTACATAACTTAGATGATTTGATTTTAGTAGAACAAGCAGGAGCATCAGCTGTTTTAATTGGAGAGTCTCTAATCAAACATCCAGATCCGGAGGAAGCGATCGCCAACCTCTTTGGTAAACCTTTAGCCCATGAATAA
- a CDS encoding DUF5340 domain-containing protein has translation MEQIPLPSPVHYELILQLLERQTMVAVNNDPSLRHQVNQLIITLRKAAVQQKHLEEVCQSSFNIDHRWSLNHLNTKNIAAE, from the coding sequence ATGGAGCAAATTCCTCTGCCTTCACCTGTTCACTACGAACTTATACTGCAACTGTTAGAGAGACAAACTATGGTAGCGGTTAACAATGATCCGAGTTTGCGGCATCAGGTAAATCAGCTGATTATTACCCTGCGTAAAGCGGCTGTACAACAAAAGCATCTGGAAGAAGTTTGCCAATCGTCTTTTAATATTGACCACCGTTGGTCGCTCAATCATCTCAACACTAAGAATATTGCTGCTGAGTAA
- a CDS encoding class I SAM-dependent methyltransferase, whose amino-acid sequence MTETRVRQQYDKMSSVYDKRWKSYISKTLSFVKNWAQISPLDTVLDVACGTGEFERLLLSEYPTQHIVGVDISEKMLEIAKHKCSIYPQVWFQTASVLALPFASNTFDVVISASSFHYFDDPLAALREMKRVLKPEGKVVILDWCKDYFFWKISDIVLKLFDPAYKQCYTQDEFHHFLAATNFTIRRATRVRFDIVWGLMVATATPQY is encoded by the coding sequence ATGACAGAAACAAGAGTTCGTCAACAATATGATAAAATGTCATCTGTGTATGATAAACGTTGGAAAAGCTACATTTCCAAGACACTATCCTTTGTTAAAAACTGGGCGCAAATCTCACCACTTGATACTGTACTTGATGTTGCTTGTGGCACAGGTGAGTTTGAACGGCTGCTACTGAGTGAATATCCAACACAACACATTGTTGGAGTAGACATTTCAGAGAAGATGCTGGAGATTGCCAAACACAAATGTAGCATTTATCCTCAAGTCTGGTTTCAAACAGCGAGTGTGTTAGCGTTACCATTTGCTAGTAACACTTTTGATGTTGTGATATCAGCCAGTTCGTTCCATTACTTTGACGATCCATTAGCTGCGTTAAGGGAAATGAAACGTGTCCTCAAACCTGAGGGCAAAGTTGTCATTCTGGATTGGTGCAAAGATTATTTTTTTTGGAAAATTAGCGACATTGTATTAAAGTTATTTGACCCAGCTTATAAACAGTGTTATACCCAAGACGAGTTTCATCACTTTCTTGCAGCTACAAATTTTACGATTCGCCGTGCAACTAGAGTTCGTTTCGATATCGTGTGGGGGCTGATGGTAGCTACAGCGACTCCCCAATATTAA
- a CDS encoding DUF2949 domain-containing protein has product MSPLTYSRFISFLQEDLAISTASIAVALRRSEQNPGPLPMILWQYGLVTIEQLDKIYDWLETI; this is encoded by the coding sequence ATGTCACCATTAACCTATTCTAGATTTATTAGCTTTTTACAGGAAGATTTGGCAATTTCTACAGCTTCCATTGCAGTCGCTTTGCGTCGCAGTGAGCAAAATCCAGGTCCTTTGCCAATGATTCTTTGGCAATATGGGTTAGTTACCATAGAACAGTTAGATAAAATATATGATTGGCTGGAGACAATATAG
- a CDS encoding DUF192 domain-containing protein has product MINWLSLLSIVLSILLAGCSVPTQAVLPTATPSSQSQAPMSSNQTKNAGQQLPISAVAVVPDGTKIELEVAQTPQQQAMGLMHRPALPDNRGMLFEFPSPFPASFWMKNVPVALDMVFMLNGKVQYIAASAPPCNTTPCPTYGPQTPINQVIELRSGRAAQLGLKVGDSVKIESLKSGNIR; this is encoded by the coding sequence ATGATTAATTGGCTAAGTTTGCTATCAATAGTTTTGAGCATTTTGCTAGCGGGCTGTTCTGTTCCTACACAAGCAGTTCTTCCCACGGCTACGCCTAGTTCTCAATCCCAAGCACCAATGTCTTCAAACCAAACGAAGAATGCAGGTCAACAACTACCAATTTCAGCTGTGGCGGTTGTTCCCGATGGTACAAAAATTGAATTAGAAGTCGCACAAACACCCCAACAGCAAGCGATGGGGTTGATGCATCGCCCAGCTTTACCCGATAACCGTGGAATGCTGTTTGAGTTCCCATCACCGTTCCCAGCCAGTTTCTGGATGAAGAATGTACCAGTAGCACTGGATATGGTTTTTATGCTAAATGGGAAAGTGCAGTACATTGCTGCTTCCGCACCTCCTTGCAACACCACTCCTTGTCCTACTTACGGTCCCCAGACACCAATTAATCAAGTCATAGAACTGCGTTCCGGGCGGGCTGCACAGTTGGGCTTGAAGGTTGGCGATTCTGTAAAAATTGAGTCTTTAAAATCAGGGAATATACGGTAA
- the nblR gene encoding response regulator transcription factor NblR encodes MTVAHNPCVLLIESDENLANQLAFDLKEAGYDPIVAHDGTNGIQYSRDREPALVVIDRMLAGESGLSLCKNFRTTGMRSPVLVLMARDTVDDRVACLDAGADDYFLKPYRGEDFLNLVRLYLKPEVDTSEHLRFGDLVLDIATRRAIVNERAIDLTMKEFDLLKYMMEHPREVLTREQILENVWGYDFMGESNVIEVYIRYLRLKIEDEGQKRLIQTVRGVGYVLRET; translated from the coding sequence ATGACGGTAGCTCATAACCCTTGTGTATTGCTAATTGAAAGCGATGAAAATCTCGCAAATCAGCTTGCTTTCGATTTGAAAGAAGCTGGTTATGATCCCATCGTGGCTCATGATGGGACGAATGGTATACAATATAGTCGCGATCGCGAACCTGCTTTAGTTGTGATTGACCGAATGCTAGCAGGAGAATCAGGACTGTCGTTATGTAAAAATTTTAGAACGACTGGAATGCGATCGCCTGTGCTAGTGCTAATGGCACGCGATACAGTGGATGATCGCGTAGCTTGCTTAGATGCTGGGGCTGATGATTACTTTCTCAAGCCTTACCGGGGTGAGGATTTTTTGAACCTGGTTCGCTTATACTTAAAACCTGAAGTCGATACTTCCGAGCACTTACGTTTTGGTGATCTCGTTTTAGATATAGCAACCCGCCGCGCCATAGTTAATGAACGGGCGATTGACTTAACAATGAAGGAATTTGACCTGCTTAAGTATATGATGGAACATCCCCGTGAGGTATTAACCCGTGAACAAATACTGGAAAATGTTTGGGGTTACGACTTTATGGGCGAGTCGAATGTGATTGAAGTCTACATTCGCTACTTGCGACTAAAAATAGAAGACGAAGGTCAAAAGCGACTCATTCAAACGGTGCGAGGTGTAGGCTATGTATTGAGAGAAACTTGA
- a CDS encoding NAD(+) kinase, with amino-acid sequence MPKAGIIYNDVKPVASRIAIELKQTLTAAGWDICVTSAVGGILGYSTPESPVCHTPIEGLTPPGFDSDMKFAVVLGGDGTVLAASRLVAPCGIPILTVNTGHLGFLTETYLNQLPQAIEKLLLGDYEIEERAMLTIRVFREDYVMWEALCLNEMVLHREPLTSMCHFEIAIGRHAAVDIAADGVIVSTPTGSTAYSLSAGGPVVTPGVPVLQLVPICPHSLASRALVFPDSEPLNIYPVNTPRLVMTVDGNGGCYVLPDDRVSVEKSPYCAPFVRLQPAEFFKILREKLGWGLPHIAKPSSVELP; translated from the coding sequence GTGCCCAAAGCAGGCATTATCTACAATGACGTTAAGCCGGTAGCAAGCCGAATCGCTATCGAACTGAAACAGACATTAACCGCCGCAGGTTGGGATATCTGTGTCACATCAGCTGTCGGCGGAATCTTGGGTTATTCTACACCGGAAAGTCCCGTATGCCACACCCCAATAGAGGGACTAACACCTCCCGGATTTGATTCAGATATGAAATTTGCGGTGGTGTTAGGGGGAGACGGTACAGTTCTGGCTGCTTCTCGCTTAGTTGCTCCTTGTGGTATCCCGATTTTAACGGTCAACACCGGTCACTTGGGATTTTTGACCGAAACTTATCTCAATCAATTACCCCAAGCAATAGAAAAGTTGCTTCTGGGTGATTATGAGATTGAGGAAAGAGCGATGCTCACAATCAGAGTTTTTCGGGAAGATTATGTCATGTGGGAAGCTCTGTGCTTAAATGAGATGGTGCTGCATCGAGAACCATTGACCTCTATGTGTCATTTTGAGATAGCAATTGGTCGGCACGCAGCAGTAGACATTGCAGCAGATGGTGTGATAGTATCTACGCCGACAGGTTCTACAGCATATTCGTTGAGTGCTGGCGGTCCAGTCGTGACTCCGGGTGTACCCGTACTCCAGCTTGTACCCATATGTCCTCATTCTCTGGCTTCTAGAGCTTTGGTATTTCCAGATAGTGAACCACTTAATATCTACCCAGTGAATACTCCTCGGCTGGTGATGACTGTGGATGGTAATGGAGGGTGCTATGTTCTGCCAGACGATAGAGTTTCTGTAGAGAAGTCACCCTATTGCGCCCCGTTTGTTCGTCTCCAACCCGCAGAATTTTTCAAGATTTTACGAGAAAAACTGGGTTGGGGTTTACCACATATAGCTAAGCCTAGCTCTGTAGAATTACCCTAG
- a CDS encoding SDR family oxidoreductase has protein sequence MTLLIIGATGTLGRQVARRAIDEGYKVRCLVRNAKKAAFLKEWGAEVVRGDLCYRQTLTAALEGVTAVIDASTSRPADSVSIRQVDWEGKVSLIQESVAAGVERFIFFSIVDAEKYPDVPLMDIKRCTELFLAESGLNYTILRLSGFMQGLIGQYGIPILEAQPVWVTGDSSAIAYMDTQDVAKFAIRALKVPEAEKQTFPVVGTRAWSAEEIIALCERLSGKEARITRLPINLLRTVRRVIRFFQWGWNVSDRLAFTEVIASGKPLNAPMEEVYQVFGLDPNETATVETYLQEYFSRILKKLKELDYQKIQPKKQKPKRSPFKKTDTQ, from the coding sequence CTGGTACCTTAGGGAGACAAGTGGCTCGTCGTGCGATCGATGAGGGGTATAAAGTCCGGTGTCTTGTTCGGAATGCAAAAAAAGCCGCGTTTTTAAAAGAGTGGGGAGCAGAAGTTGTACGAGGAGATTTATGCTATCGTCAGACATTGACAGCAGCACTTGAAGGTGTGACAGCAGTTATTGATGCGTCAACATCTCGTCCTGCCGATTCTGTTAGTATCAGACAAGTAGATTGGGAAGGCAAAGTCTCTTTGATTCAAGAGTCTGTTGCTGCAGGTGTAGAACGTTTTATCTTTTTCTCCATAGTGGATGCTGAAAAATATCCAGACGTACCGCTGATGGATATTAAGCGGTGTACAGAACTCTTTTTGGCTGAATCTGGTTTAAATTACACCATATTGCGACTGTCTGGCTTCATGCAAGGCTTAATTGGTCAATATGGAATTCCCATCTTGGAAGCACAGCCTGTTTGGGTAACAGGAGATTCGTCTGCGATCGCCTACATGGACACTCAGGATGTTGCTAAATTTGCCATTCGCGCGCTGAAGGTACCAGAAGCCGAAAAGCAAACTTTTCCAGTGGTGGGAACTCGTGCTTGGAGTGCCGAGGAAATTATAGCCTTGTGTGAACGCTTATCCGGAAAAGAAGCGCGGATTACACGGTTGCCAATTAATTTACTACGTACCGTGCGCCGAGTCATACGCTTTTTTCAGTGGGGATGGAACGTCTCAGATAGACTTGCTTTTACAGAAGTCATCGCCAGTGGTAAGCCGCTAAATGCTCCAATGGAGGAAGTTTATCAGGTTTTTGGGTTAGATCCAAACGAAACCGCAACCGTAGAAACTTACCTGCAAGAGTACTTCAGCCGAATTTTGAAGAAGCTCAAGGAGTTAGACTACCAGAAGATTCAGCCCAAAAAGCAAAAACCAAAAAGGTCCCCGTTTAAGAAAACCGACACTCAGTAG